Below is a window of Arabidopsis thaliana chromosome 2, partial sequence DNA.
GTATCTTCAGATGATAATGGCAGTTCTGATTCCGACGTAGATGATAGGAAGGAGGCTAAAAGGAGgaggaaggaggagaagaaaacgagaaaggaggagaagaaacgtAGGCGAGAGGAGAGACATCGTAAAAGGGAAGAACGTCGTGGTGGAAAGGAGAAGCATAAGAAACAAGAGCTTTCTGATACTTCAGAAGGTGAAGTTGAGGCCCGTCCTAAGATTAAAAAAGGGGAGGAATCTGATCCAAAGAGGCTTGAAATTGAGTTGCGAAACAAAGCACTCGAGTCATTGAAAGCAAAGAAGGGCATTAGCCACTAAGTCCCTTGTCCAGCGTTATTTGAACATCATCTTTTATGATACTATCCCTTGCTAGATTTATGAACATCATcttatgttgtgttttttcttacatgttCCAAACTTTCTTATGTGGTCTGTTTGTTGGTGGCAGCAAAATTGGACAAGTGACAATTATGATAGCAAAATTGGACAAGTGACAATTATGATAGCAAAATTGTTTCTTGCATTGGGTGGTCCCTTTATGTTAACATAAGCTTTAAAAAACCATTTAGGTTAATATaagctaacaaaaaaaacccaaGAGATGTTTTCATGGAAAATATTCCTGTATATGATGAAGTCATGATATAAGTTTCGTAGCTATGTATCCTAAACTGacataacaaaatatcatttagattttaaatagATCAAAGATATATTTTGTAATGATCATTTTCCCAGAAGAGTAGGATCAGATTGTCCtaacaacaagaaaatatttctcaaaaccagaaattcttattttcaaatttacaaatggagtaaaatacaattatagGCTTTATTCACATCATCATGCTTAATGCATCTTCGTCCAATCTTGAAATCACACAATTCAAAATACAGACACGTTTGTGAGATCACTTTTTAGACTCCATAGAAGAGGTAGTCATCATGAGGGAGAGCTTCAGTTCCTTCGAGATACCGAAACACATTTTTCATCATTGGCCTTGATTCTGGAGATCGGTTGGCGCAGAGAAGTCCTGTTTTCAGAACCAATAATACTTCTCGAGCTACCAAATTCTCTCTATTGATTCTTGTGTCGCAGCTCATTAACAGATCACCTTTCTTGAACCCTTGAAGCACCCAGTTCACCAAACTTATCTCTTCTGGTGCTTTAGTCGGCTCTATGGCCTTCCTTCCACAAACGATCTCCATCATCAACACTCCAAACGCAAACACATCTGTGTCACGTGTTACCTTTCCCGTGTTGACTAGTTCTGGTGCAACGTGCCCTGTGGTGCTGTGTCTGCTTCCTTGTCCATAGTCGCCTAGTCGAGCGTTTAGCTCTTCGTCTAAGAGTACGTTGCTTGCTTTTACGTTTCCATGAATCAAAGGTTTTTGACCTTCACCGTGAAGGTGTTGAAGTGCTGCTGCAATCCCCTTTATTATACAGAACCGATCTGACCAGGTGAGAACTGGTCGGTCGTTGTTGAACAAGAACCGGTCTAGGCTTCCATTGGGGACATACTCGTAAACAAGATAGATATCTTTTCCTTTGCTGCAGTAACCATGTAGATTGACTAGGTTTCGTTGTTTAATCTTGGAGATCGCATCGATCTCGGCTATTAGGGTTGTCTTTTGTTGCCTTGTGGTGCAAGTAATCTTCTTTACGGCAATTATCTCTGTGGGAGCAAGCTGTCCTTTGTAGAAACTTCCAGAGTTTCTCTCTCCCAAGAGTTTAGAATTGTCGAAACCTCCCGTTGCGTTCGATATCGTCTGGTAGGAGAATTTCCTTGCACCTCCGATGAAGAATATTTTGTCTCTACGTAAGAACCAAAATCCTGAGAAGATTAGGATCATGAGTGCAACCGTTGCTGATGCAGCGACGATTATGATCAGCATCGTGTTGTTCGACTTCTTCTCGGTTGAAACCGGAGGACTTGGGGATGGAGACAATGTTGGTGGCGGATCTGGGAGAGAAGGAAGCTTCGTGATATCAAAGTCTGATTCTTTCCCTTCGATGTTGAAGCTCCAACCTAGAACAAAATGTGAGCTCGCTACAGTCCCCGTGGACGCAGAGAATCCAACGTGATGTTCTTGGGAGAAAATCCCTGAAAGATTCATTTTTCTCGAGAGAAGAGGTATACTTGGCTTCGGACGATCTAGAGGAGCCAATGTGACATTAAGCATTGTCTCAGTGGCGTTGTATTCGATCCAGACTCTTACTGGTTTCCCACTCGCCAGCCTCAAGCTTATGTTCTTGGCCTCTCGGTCATCAAAATATGCAGCCGGTGCAGACGCAATGGAGATCACTCCATTTAGGTCGATGCCTACGTGGTTATCGTCAATATCATTCAACTCAACCGCTTGCACGGTGTCAAATTCAATTGCAAGAATTCGATTCAAGGAGTTTCCATTGTTGGAGGTGTTGAAGAGGCCCAGATAATTGCTGGGAAAAGCACCACTGAAGTCCATCGAGGGTGAAATGACGAAAGCTAGGCCATGGCCTGGTGCGCCGGTTCCTTGAGTGATGGCGAAGATGAAGCTTGTGGAAAAAGAAACCGAATTTGTTGAGTTAGGGTTTGACAAGGGGATGGGAAAGCCATGAAAAGCTTGACCTATCTGCCTCATCGAAGTGTTTGTCAACTCCAAGAGGCCACTTGGGTAGACCTTGGAGGAGCCGAAGTTGAGGAGATTAGCCCCGAGGAAGCCATGGTTAAGAAACTTGGTCTCTCGTTGACTTGAgacacaagaaacaaaatatgataGGAAGATTATCGTTAGAGCTATAGATTTGAAGGTAATCATCGTTGATGAGTTTTTAGAGTTTGAAGTTACTTATCTGTTAATTGCTATCCATTTTATAGCTTCAAAAACTCTTGACCATTACATATTCAAaccattttgttgtttatactAAGAAGTTATACAACTTAAGTTGAGTATTTGACTTTCAATGAATTGCTAAACAAACCTTTTTCTTATTGTCCTTGAAAATTTCATTCGGACTTTCCTCAAATATTCTTctctaatataaaaaattggaTGAACATTCCTTGAAACTGCTAAACAATGAACTTTAAATGTTAATATTCATAttaaaaactaaccaaaataAAGGATAAactatcaaaataataattcaaagtgaaaacgaagaaaaagaagacttgACCATTCAATTCAtagttttgttcttataaCTTGCGgagtttgattaaaaaatatatataattatatatactacaaaatTAAGAGAAGTTTTCATGCAAATCTTCTACAAATGTACACCTTTTTGAGAAAATCTCTCAATTCCATATGATGTACATAAAAGTTCCATAGATTACATAAAcgaaaaaatctcaactttcaTTAAGAAATGTGTAATCAGCACTaagtcatatatattttcttagtttttctttaacaatacaaactattttttgtaaaacaacGAACAAATATCATTCATATTTGAATAGAgaatactttaaaatattaactttcTGGGAAGTGTACAAGCAGATTGTTTAACTTTTGATTAAACGAATAGTTCTCAATGccataattaattagtttcaaTTATACAAAAGTGATCTAGGGGGTTCATTCTTATATAGGTTAAGTATTTACAACCAATTCTAgggtaaaaaataaaaaaaaaaaataaaaaaaaaatcatttgaaattttgtataGTATTTTGCCGGGCCTTTGATCCATATTTTGATCTTGTGATGAGAACTGGAGTGAGGCAGAAAAAAccagcaaatttttgttgaaggttataataatttgaatataaaaacgAACTacaaaatactatttttgaGAGTGATCccaattttcagttttgtacTGTTAGGCAATGTTGTCATTTACATTAATCATAAACATGCTACACATTACACATAAATGTGAACCTTATAATTAATGTCGACCAAACCTCTCCCAACTCAATTTAATTGGCAAATATTTGGTCATTTCACTAATCTGCTTTAACCTTAGTTCTTTCTGGTGAGCTATTGCGGTTCACATTCTTACACGTTGCCTTTGGTATTAGCCACTATCCGATCCGATGTAAAAATggatgaaaatgttaaataaagaagtttaattataaatataactaatacgctcattttaagaaattaaatttgaagaCACAGAAATCAAGACATAGCCATtcattttgtagttttgttcCTATTGATAATTCCATTTACGTACGTAGAGTTATAATTCAACTTTCATTAAGAAATATGTGGATTCAGTAGTCAACATCATACATTCTTTTAAGGGTTAATTTACTGAATGACCAAATTTGACATCCTTATTAAGAGAATGACCTTCTCCCAGAAAAGTTGGGTATATAACGTTTTTTTACCATGCGAAATATCCGATATAGCCTCTACGGATGGGCGGCAAAACCATATTCCCGACAGCAGACTTGTAGATGTAGGGGAGCTAGAGATTGTAGGGCAATGATTACAAcgtatcaaaaaaaaaaagcatgcaTTACTTATGCAGTTACTACTAAATAAAGCATGAACTATTTATGAGTGTAGATCTCAATTTAGAGCTTTCATTACTACAACTTTCTAAGTTTGTACTGAACGTTTCATAAAATACATGCAATTTACAACTGCAGCAGCATGTACTATGAAaggatttatttcattttttttttaaaaaaataatcattaaaaaacaaaaaaattagtattgAAATGGAGTATATACCACGATATTGGGCTGGTAACTTTTTCGGGTGAGTATTGTACTGGATTGATTATTCAACAAGGTGAATGGGCTTTTACCTTGAATCTATGACCAGCAGAAGTACTACGATTTGGTAAACAGCACAAGTACTACGGAAACAACATGTGATGTTTTAAAATCACAATAATCATATCGGAGCAACttggaaagaaaacataagagaaaattattagaaaaattccCGGATGTGACAATAAAAAGCGCGAGCAAAGAGAGATGGAGATACGTATCAGACGCATTTAATGCGGCGTCAGAGGATATACAGCTTCCAACGTAATATATTGTTGTATGTGTAAACCCTTTTCTTTAGTGTAGCACTTTTTAACACAAGGTTTGTGTGCTTATGCTATACGCTACAAAATGGCAGGTCGATAAGTTGACACGTTGGTCAATGACGTCAAGATTACGAATAGGCAAGTGGGGGCAGAAGATATACTGAATCTATACCTCGGTTCACGGAAATGTGtaaagcaaagactaagtaaATCACATGGTTATTTTGACGATAACATGcaatacaaataaagaacACTTAACACTTCGATTTGACATTGGTTAATTGTGTAAAGCAAGGTTTGTGTGCTTATGCTATACGCTACAGAATGGCAGGTCGTTAAGTTGACACGTTGGTCAATGACGTCAAGATTACGAATAGGCAAGTGGGGGCAGAAGATATACTACCTCGGTTCACGAAAATGTGtaaagcaaagactaagtaaATCACCTGGTTATTTTGACGATAACATGcaatacaaataaagaacACTTAACACTTCGATTTGACATTGGTTAATTGTGTAAAGCAAGGTTTGTGTGCTTATGCTATACGCTACAGAATGGCAGGTCGTTAAGTTGACACGTTGGTCAATGACGTCAAGATTACGAATAGGCAAGTGGGGGCAGAAGATATACTACCTCGGTTCACGAAAATGTGtaaagcaaagactaagtaaATCACCTGGTTATTTTGACGATAACATGcaatacaaataaagaacGCTTACCACTTCGATTTGACATTCGTGAATTGTCGCTTCACGCCTCCCTCGGGTGTTGGGAGGGAAATCATACCGTTTTGAAATTCGCGTGGCTGCAAATGGTTAAGCAACTGTTACTAGAAATATCTTTAGTTACTGTAGCcctaaaaaacaaagttaaccttttctataaaagaagaaagatggcaAGATATCATCTCTCACACCTCTACTTCTTCCTATAAAGCACACACTACGTATCCAACAACATCGAAGAACTCGATCATTTCTGTTTTGGTATGCAATTAATGAATGTTCTTTTGGTCGGGTTTGTtgctatttttaaaaaactcatGGTTGATTTATCTCTATTTAATGCAACTCTATTAATGTGTAGGTACCGATGGTGGTTATAACCGAAATAACCGACGATCGTTATGTCAGGACGGTGAGTGGCTCCTGGGCAATCGGAGCTGATGGAACATGGTTATTCATATCCAATCACAATAATGCAGTGAGGAGGTTGAGCATTGGGGAAGGGGAGAAGTTAGCATCTGTGCGCCAGCTTGTTAGAGAAGCGTACGGACAGGAATACGTTGAAGGCCCACTACACCTGACTTACCAATGGCCTGATTGGATGGACATGGAAACTACCTTTGGTGGGCGCACGAAGCCAGTAAGCATAACTTCAGAGGAGACAATGGGAGTGTTTCTAGCTATGCGTTTTGAGTTGGAGGACTTGAGTTTGTTTGTCTCCAAGCAAACGGTGGATGATGGTTCCGAAGATGGTGGAACAAGTCAGACTTCAAGTTACGGATTTGCAGATAAAGGCAAATCACCTTTATACGTCAACGCTGAACGATCACCTAACTACGAGTCCGTTGTGTGGAAAAGGCTTATGGATGACGAGGCGGTCCTCCGCTGGATGCGTTCAACGGAAACAGAAGGTCAAAACGTTGGAGACTCTTCTACCAACGTACAACAACACCCTGTGAGACCAGCTGTTGAGGCAGCTTCCCCGATGTTAACGACTGAAAGTATGGACACAGCGACTGAAGATGGAGATCAGGTAAAATATTCTGCGTTTATTAAATTCAGCCACTCGAATATACCATTACAGTACTAAGACATCTATTTACGCAGGAAGAAGACTCAACTGTTGTTGAGGCAGATTTACTTAAAAATCTGGGGTTACCGTCAATTAATTTAGCCACTGAATCTTACGACTCTCTCAGTGAAGGGGAAGCGTACAACGACGAAAACGACTATCCCGGGGGCGAGACAATTAAGGAGTGCAATTTTTTTGGGCCTTCCGCAACTAACTTGGTGGAACCTCTAGGTGTACACTTGGATCTCGCGGTACCTCTGCATAAGGCTCTTGAAGACATGTGCCTTAACTTCGCATCTTTCAACAGGGATGCAGCGCCAACCCTAGACGAACAAGGGGAAGAAGGTACCAATTACATAGCATGTTGTTTTTAAGAACAACACATATTGCAAGAGTGTTCTAATAATAACCGTCATATAGAGTAACATGTTATTCGTATAAATACCAtgcaataaaaatttaatttcgCTGAATTCCTGATTAGTCGTACGAATACAATCTTAATATCCACatcatatttgtttagtttaaataacaaattgtATTTAATATCATGTAATATAATGATATGCTTACAAACCAACACATGGTTTCAATTTACGTTGATATCCCTGAGATATCCCTAATCAAAATATAGAGTAACATGCTTTAATATTGAACATCATGGGATATAGATATTATGTTGGTCAAAGTGTTACTATTTAGTCATACAAATACATGCTTTCTACATTCACAACATGTGTACAGTGTAAATAACACACGAACTTTATTGTTGTGTAGGCCGCGTCGGAATGGAATTAGCAATTCGGGATGTGGTCTACGAAGGTGATGAACTGTTTGTTGGCCGggtattcaaaaataaacagGATTGCAATGTCAAATTAGCAGTTCACGCACTTAATAGACGGTTCCATTTCCGTCGTGATCGTTCCTGCAAGAAACTAATGACTTTAACCTGCATTTCTGAAACATGCCCTTGGCGTGTATACATCGTCAAGCTGGAGGATTCTGACAATTACCAAATTCGAAGTGCTAATCTCGAGCACACTTGCACTGTAGAAGAAAGGAGTAATTACCACAGAGCAGCAACAACGCGGGTCATAGGCAGCATAATTCAGTCTAAATATGCGGGCAACAGTCGGGGGCCAAGGGCTATTGACCTTCAACGCATCCTATTGACCGATTACTCAGTTAGAATTTCCTATTGGAAGGCATGGAAATCAAGAGAAATTGCGATGGATAGTGCACAAGGATCAGCTGCGAATAGTTTCACTCTGTTGCCAGCCTACCTACATGTGCTGCGCGAGGCTAATCCAGGTTCAATTGTTGATCTAAAGACAGAGGTTGATGGAAAGGGTAATCACCGGTTTAAGTACATGTTCTTAGCATTCGCCGCATCGATTCAAGGTTTCTCTTGCATGAAACGAGTCATTGTTATTGACGGTGCCCACCTGAAAGGCAAATACGGTGGATGCCTCCTAACCGCCAGCGGCCAAGACGCTAATTTCCAGGTTTTTCCCATAGCGTTTGGCGTGGTCGATAGCGAAAACGATGACGCATGGGAATGGTTTTTCCGTGTTTTGAGCACCGCTATACCGGATGGAGATAACCTGACCTTCGTCTCAGACAGACATTCCTCCATTTATACCGGTCTTCGAAGGGTAATCcttaaaattgataattttaaatgttacATGTTATATACAGCATATGgctcttatttattttagaacaCATGCTATCTACCAATATGCCCTGCTATATACGTATAACACATGTTAACATGCAGGTCTACCCAAAGGCTAAGCACGGGGCATGTATTGTTCATCTGCAACGAAACATAGCGACCTCATATAAGAAGAAACACTTGCTGTTCCACGTGTCAAGAGCTGCGAGGGCTTTCCGGATCTGtgaatttcatacatatttcaATGAGGTGATAAGACTAGATCCGGCTTGCGCACGATACTTGGAATCTGTTGGTTTTTGCCATTGGACACGCGCTTATTTCCTTGGGAAAAGATACAACGTCATGACTAGCAATGTGGCGGAGTCTTTGAACGCAGTCTTGAAAGAAGCCCGTGAACTACCAATCATTTCCTTGTTAGAGTTCATTCGGACCACATTAATTTCCTGGTTTGCTATGAGGCGTGAGGCAGCTAGAACCGAAGCATCGCCTCTACCACCAAAGATGAGAGAAGTTGTTCATCGTAACTTTGAAAAATCAGTCCGATTTGCGGTTCATCGCCTTGACAGGTACGATTACGAGATAAGGGAGGAAGGCGCAAGTGTCTACCACGTGAAGCTTATGGAACGCACATGCTCCTGTAGAGCATTTGATTTGCTTCACTTGCCTTGCCCCCACGCAATAGCGGCTGCAGTGGCTGAAGGCGTTCCAATACAAGGACTGATGGCGCCGGAATATTCTGTTGAAAGCTGGAGAATGTCTTACCTAGGTACCATAAAACCTGTACCCGAGGTTGGTGACGTTTTCGCTTTACCTGAACCAATAGCCTCTCTCCGCCTCTTCCCGCCAGCCACGCGCCGTCCATCGGGACGgccgaaaaagaaaagaattacTTCAAGGGGGGAATTCACGGTAAACGTTATACATTTGGAATTTACTGTAACACCCTTAGTGTTTTAAATTCCTAACAATTGCTCAATCTTCATCTCAGTGTCCCCAGCGACAAGTAACACGTTGTTCTCGTTGCACAGGCGCCGGCCATAATCGCGCCACGTGCAAAATGCCCATATAAAGGTACAATGTTATTTTATACCGTATCATGCTATAGATAGAAACAACGttcatacaatttttataatatcatCTGCAGGGGGTGTTGTGTCTCGCGTCTTCTTCATGAGTTATATGTTGTGTTATATAAGCAAGGGGAAGTCCATCACATATGGATATTATGTAAAAGGAAGGGTCACTTGGTATAATGTACATATTAGCAATTAGATGTGGCAATTAGGGTGGCAACTAAAAGCTACGTTGAGAATGCAATCAAGGGACCCCAATTCCAGTAAGTGCCGTATAGAAGACCACCTTCTACGGACAAAGGataatgttctgttttttggcttttgtgtagaaaaaaactttatgtTCCCCCTTTTGTAAACAGACTCATGATATTAAGTAAAGACGCGAgtgtttaattattaatacGTGGTGTAATGTAAAATTCAGATCCACAGACAAGGGGTTAAATGAGgaaatatatgaaacaaatataacgAATAGATATAGCACCATTACTGGCAAATTAAAGTCCATAAAAATGTTCAGCCATCATGAACTGACATTTTATGTCAAGGATTCCAACAAGATGAAATCATTCCAaccataaatcaaaataagatGCTATTCGAGAAAACCACATGTGATGTTTAGCAATTGCGTGAGGTAAAACCGGGCACCGAGAGTTGAACAGTTCCACATAGGATTCCTTATGCCACTTCGACTATTTTCTCAGAACCCAATAAGTGCTTCTGCACCACACATTTCACCCCCCAACTACGCCACATAAATGAGTGAATATATACACTAACAATATTggactatatatacatattggCTATCAACATCTCCGTCAATAATAAAACGTCCTTCGGCCTACTTACACATGCTTGCAAGGGTAGAAATGAGACAGTATCGTCAGAATCCAGTACTCATGCGGGTGGGTGGGCTGTTCAGAAAACAATTTGACGACGCATTGGAGGCAAATAACCCGGAAGCACATTATCTTGAAGGGCTAAGGTATGCTTGTTGGGAGAAAGATTTAGTCATggcaaaaaaacacatttttaaaGCTGTAAACAAGGTAGATGAGGCGCTGTTTGTTATGGCTATGTTGTCTATTTGTGGTGGTGAGAAGGAGCTAGGTGAATTTTTCACTGAACAACTGTTTGCCCTACCTTGGGCCGAAGTATTAGCTATGGGtgattctttattttcagCTTATGAACGAATGGCTGTGCGCCATGGTACAGCTTACAAGCTTACATGGAATGGGGCCCATCCTCCATGTGTATCAATCcacaacatatataatagatgCGAAGAGTgctacattttcttttgttcaaaagaATTCTGTCGGCGATGTTAGATGGTACAAGCTGCACCCAACGTGGAAATCTCGTAACCAGAAGGGAAGCATcctttaaaataatatgctgttattttatattaaccCGCGTAGCATCTATAAATCACATTCTGTTTGTAAAAAGTACATGTTTTATGTCTAATGTGTTAGTCGTTATGATAATGGTGTCAAATAACGATATTACATTAAAATGGCGTGATATGTACCTATATTACATGTTTTATATTGACTTTTTGATCATGTTAATCTGTCTAAGGTGtataatccaaaatatttttaaacggGTCATTATTATTGCAAAGTTTACAACCGGGTAAGTCCTAAATATCAACTAAGCCACAGTTAGAATGCATCTATATTTAAACGAATCATGAGGTAAATATAAAACGCACGGTACATATTAGAATTGCAGTGACATATGTTTACTACACAAAACAGGTGCATAGAAAGAACATTAGGTACTCAACTGTTAGGTGTCTAATATATTACAGAGTCAGGTAATAGAAGGTAAACACACTAGAACATTTGGGTCAGACAATCCCATTAGCTAATTCAAAACCGGCAATGAAATATTTGTTAGCAGCAGTCACCACATCAGCATGCTTCACTTCTTTGCAAGCCTGAATCCCACCATTGGCATGGGCTTCAATTAAACGAGCTGCCATGACTCCAGAATATTTTACAGAATCTGCCTGTGGaatatcattttctctgtGAACCGCAAGAGATTTCAAACGAAGTTTCTTTTCCCCAGCCATTTTAATAGCAAATCGAAATAGATATGGTAACATTTCAGCAAGGGGCAAAAGcactttcttcaattttgtttcacGCCATAATCCTGTATAGCAGTCGAGGACGCTAATGATCCTTGCACTCATATCAACACAAAGCCCTACCCAATGCTGTAAATCAATGAGAAATGGAATGTAGACCACAGCAGAACCTGTAGGGGTACATTCAAGTAGGTCGTGATCAAACCCATACATTCCCTTATCAGCAGACTTGACGAATTTTGGGTAATGCTTGGATAATTCAACCACAAATGTTGAATCAATGAATGAAACGGCTTGGTGCTTTTCAATGATATTATTTGCACACCAGTTAATCCTTATGCTATTAATGAAGATGTCCATAACCTGTAAATAGAGTAGAACGCATATTAGGTGTTTAAGGCAAACCCTATGTTTATAGAGCACTATGTAATCTTTTTTACCCACATGATATTTATCATACCATTTTGGGTACAACGGTCTTGAACTCAACAATCTCACGCAACTCAATGGCGGAAAGTGTTCGACAAGCCCCAAAATCAATGTCCCTAATAACAGCCATATGCATAAGTTTTAAGTAATATgagtcaaacaaaataaaatagcatAAGGTTGGAATTAATACCCAGACATGCCATATAAGCGATTTATCTTGTTCTTACGGCTAACATCATGCCCAAAAGTAACAGACCTACCGCTTGTGGAAGAGGCTATTACGGATTCATGTTGGAGCTGTGAGCAACGTAAACG
It encodes the following:
- a CDS encoding Concanavalin A-like lectin protein kinase family protein (Concanavalin A-like lectin protein kinase family protein; FUNCTIONS IN: kinase activity; INVOLVED IN: protein amino acid phosphorylation; LOCATED IN: endomembrane system; CONTAINS InterPro DOMAIN/s: Legume lectin, beta chain (InterPro:IPR001220), Protein kinase, catalytic domain (InterPro:IPR000719), Serine-threonine/tyrosine-protein kinase (InterPro:IPR001245), Concanavalin A-like lectin/glucanase (InterPro:IPR008985), Concanavalin A-like lectin/glucanase, subgroup (InterPro:IPR013320), Protein kinase-like domain (InterPro:IPR011009); BEST Arabidopsis thaliana protein match is: Concanavalin A-like lectin protein kinase family protein (TAIR:AT2G29250.1); Has 78093 Blast hits to 77063 proteins in 2493 species: Archae - 51; Bacteria - 5855; Metazoa - 27961; Fungi - 5428; Plants - 28546; Viruses - 215; Other Eukaryotes - 10037 (source: NCBI BLink).), giving the protein MITFKSIALTIIFLSYFVSCVSSQRETKFLNHGFLGANLLNFGSSKVYPSGLLELTNTSMRQIGQAFHGFPIPLSNPNSTNSVSFSTSFIFAITQGTGAPGHGLAFVISPSMDFSGAFPSNYLGLFNTSNNGNSLNRILAIEFDTVQAVELNDIDDNHVGIDLNGVISIASAPAAYFDDREAKNISLRLASGKPVRVWIEYNATETMLNVTLAPLDRPKPSIPLLSRKMNLSGIFSQEHHVGFSASTGTVASSHFVLGWSFNIEGKESDFDITKLPSLPDPPPTLSPSPSPPVSTEKKSNNTMLIIIVAASATVALMILIFSGFWFLRRDKIFFIGGARKFSYQTISNATGGFDNSKLLGERNSGSFYKGQLAPTEIIAVKKITCTTRQQKTTLIAEIDAISKIKQRNLVNLHGYCSKGKDIYLVYEYVPNGSLDRFLFNNDRPVLTWSDRFCIIKGIAAALQHLHGEGQKPLIHGNVKASNVLLDEELNARLGDYGQGSRHSTTGHVAPELVNTGKVTRDTDVFAFGVLMMEIVCGRKAIEPTKAPEEISLVNWVLQGFKKGDLLMSCDTRINRENLVAREVLLVLKTGLLCANRSPESRPMMKNVFRYLEGTEALPHDDYLFYGV